TGCAAGCGGAAAAACACACTCTTGCCTTGGAGCAGATACAAACATCCCTTTATAATTGATGACTGCCACACACACATTGAATCACAGAGACCAAGGGGAAGCAAGCAATAAAGAGATTCTTTACGAGCTTAATTTTGGTGATGATATCCTCCTGCTCATTTTCAGCTATACCTTCTAGCTTCCGAGAATGACATTTTTATCTACCACTCTTTTCTGACTCCTTAAACTCCCCATATAACCATAAACTCAATTATCTTATAAAACCAAGTAAGTTTTGTTCCATTTtacctttcttccttgctttgaCGGCCTCTTCCCACAATCTCAAGGTCTCTACCTGCTTTCCAGGCCAACTTGttacatgctgctgctgctgctgctgctgctgctgttgttgctgttgctgctgctgctgttgctgttgttgctgttgttgttgctgctgctgctgttgctgctgctgctgcttctgattgCTGGTCTCTTCACTCATGCATGCTATGCCAATTAAGTAAGAACACAAATTCACCTTGAAAATTTACTCTGTTTTCTGCTGAGATGACAAAGGCTTCCTCCAAAAAGAGTGGAATCTCGCAGGATTCCAGGAGCAAAAAATCACAGAGGTGCTTAAAACCATGTAattaattctgtgttttataCAACTACTTTTCCAATGTTTAAAACACAATGCAAATCAGGAACATCTGCCTTCTCTGCCAAAAACGAACCTCctttctcattattttatttgtattttacaaagactgaaataaaagacCACAGCGAGTCTCTAGAATCAAAAGCTGGTTAGCAGATTCCACTTCTTTTAAACctcagttccattttttttcctaaaggcctttttactttttcttccaagCATGACTTCAAATTTTCAGTTTACCTTTGCATCACAGAACAGCACATTACTTCCCCCTGGCCACATTACAGCTCATCATTTCCACCTCTACCAACTGCTGTAAATGCCTCAGATGAACTGGCTTAGCACCGCCGCACTGACTTACAAAGCCAGAGCTGTAACCCTACACCTCAAAAAATATCTCACATCCAAATTTCCAAGCTCAACAATCAGGCATTTTAGACATTCCCAACAGCCCAGTCTAGCAGCAAACCAATTCCACATATGCCAAGTTCTTGAGCTACAGAAGAACCTGTTATGAAATATCTATTTTAATAGGTGCGAATACCCACAGAGGCAGGTATGCTCTTGCATTTTAATGTAATCAAAGGCAATTCCCTTTGCAAACACATTGGtattagaaatgcttttaaaacgTTCACCTACTTTTATTGATGCCTTGTTTACAGGTATTACAGTTGATACTTTGGCTCTGCCCGTGTGTCTTTAAGTGGCTGGTGATATATGCTGCACTCAGAAGTTTACCACAGATATTACACGATACCTTTCCTTCATGGCGCACCATGTGTGTCCGCAGTCTGTCTTTGGTGGCAAAGGCAGCAGTGCACGTCTATATGAAGGACAACAGTTAGACTCAAAGTGCAGACAGTATGGTTACAGTATGAATTGCATGCCCCCTGCAAACCTATTCCACTTCCCAGGTGCCAGAGGTGTCTTAGGCGTACTGACTACCCCAAGTTTTGCCTACATTTATAGAGAGACCAAAATGAAACTGCTGAGCCGAGCTCAGCGTTACCCAGGAGCTTCATGGAAGAGATGACTAGGACAGAAATTGCATTCTCCACTATCTGAGCTGCCCTAAAGTAGTGGGTTGCCTTCCCTAACAAAGCTAGAGGTGATTTACAGAAACCCACCCAGCACAGGCACCGCTGGTACCTGACACCATTCCACTACACAAAGGTGAAGTGTTCAATTACTTCTGTCTCCAACCAAATCAGAAGAGGgaaacaaaacctttttctaAAGCCATTCTTTTTACACAAAACTTTCATACATACGATGAGTCACTAAAACACAGGTTGGAACATGCAGATATATTCCAAGCAAAACAGTTAATTGTTCAAAGGTATTCAGGTTATTTCTCTTACGCTAAGTCATCAACTTAGGGCAACGTGCTTTCATGTTCCAGCAAAACAACACATCCAGAATCAACTATCCCAATGCATTGTGAAGGGTTATACTGAGAAACACATCACACACACGACTGCAGTaaccagcactgagctgaggACGTTACAATCCTCCTGCTAAGCTAAGCGCACCATGAAACAACTCTGTtgttctgcagcaaagcaaggaGCCTCTCATCTTCCTGCgggagcagcccctgcagcctTTCAAACTGCTGCCACGCAGCTGCTAAGTAGTGCAGATGAGACTTTATTCCCAAACTTGCATTCCACAGAAAACTCCAAGAGCAAATGCAGTTCTGCAACGATTACTCCCCTGAGATTCTAACTATACAACGACATATTGTTCTTAACAAATAATGGTAGCCCTTACTTGGCATTTGAAGGGTCTCTCTGTTGAATGAACATGTTTAACGTGACAGCTTAAATGATCAGGCctgcaaaaagagagaaagagaaaagaaaacgCGCACTGTTACAAACACATAGCAATGACACCTGAACAGCGCGCTGCCGGCCCTCTGCAGCCCACACCCCCCTGCCTACACACTGCTAGATGGAGGAACGCAGAGGAGCCCCAACCTGCAGTGTGAAACTTACTTCTTCTTACACACCTGGAAAGGGCAGCACCTCGTGTAAAGGTGACAGACCGGCAGCCCTGCGGCCTTGCTGAGGGGCAGGGTGACAGCCTGCTGTGCCCGACGGCTGAGCGTGGCTCTGCGGGCACCAGCAGCACCGACGTACCCAAGGTGAGGAAACCATTTCAAAACATCATTGCTAAAAGCAACTGCTCGCTGCCCGCCTGTGCCCCGGAGCTGAGCACGGCTCTTTATCCCCTCGCCCCTTTCCCACCCCTCGCTACGACAGCTTAACCCCTCTTGGTTATGAAAAGCCAATACTTGAGCTCGCCTGGGATTTTCTACATGGTACCTCGAGAAGCCTTTTCCACAAACACCACAGGTGTACGGTTTTGTGATGCCACCTTCGTGAGACCTCACGTGGTAGGTCATGCGATCCTTTCTTTTGAAGCGCTGATTGCAGATCGGACATTCGAAGGGTTTTTCGTCCGAGTGGGACAGCTTGTGCCGGTTGAGGTGGTACACGTCCCTGAAGGCCTTCCCGCACATCTCGCAGGCGTGGTTCTTCTTGACGGGCTTGCTGGGCTTCTTCACCGTCTGCGTCACTGCCATGGCCGTGGCACCGGCGCTGCTGCTGGGGTTGGTGGCGGAGGAAGACGTGGTGACCGTGGACAGGATGCCGGCGATGGTGGACACCAAGGAGCTTCGGCTGTTGTCACCGGCGATGGTGGAGATTAGGGGCACCATTGTGGTGGGAGTTTTCTTTGGCCGTGACACCAATTTTATCCCTGTGTGGCAGGACTCGTGGCGCCTCAAATGGTAGCTGTCCCTGAAAGCCTTGCTGCAGTAAGTGCACACAAAGGAGGTTTtaggtttttcctttttaatccCAACAATAGCATCCTTTAATGTTTCTGGTGCGGGCTGAGGTTTCTGCGTTATTGGTAAGGGCAGAATCGGCTTCTGATCAGGTGGCTCTactgcagagctcaggagaGGCAACAAGCTGTTCTGCGCTGCCTGCTGTTGGTGATGGGAGGCTTCGTGTGCCTAAAACCAAACAGTCACACTTCAGTTCCCGGGAGGGACGCTCCCTTTGACACGGTGAGAACATTTACACACTACAGGAAAGCAAATGTTAGACCGAAGGCCGTGGAAGTGCCAACTGCAGAAGGTTACGTAAGTTTGGTTTCAAACAGGGTAACTCACACACGCTTCAAATGCACACACGGCGCGGAGTCTGCGGTGAGGAAGTGCAGCGAGGCACACACCGTAGCAATCAAATCATTATTAAGTTTCCGGAGGGCAACATTTCTTATGGAAAACAACGAGGCGCCCGTCAGATCTTTTACTGCCGTATCGCTTGATCTTTACATAGCAGATAACTCGTTTTACTAACGATCGTATCGGGTGCCCCAGCAGGACTTTCTGAGCACTCCGTCACAGTTGCAAAATCCCGCCCCACCTTTCCACTTACACCCAGCTCTCCGCACGCCGGGGATTCggctgcagctgcctggagctgagctgcGATAACCCATCCTGTTCAAACAACGCGTTCATACCAGCGGAGCACTGAGCAACCAGAGCAACCCAACCcggagctgcactgctgcactcagcagcGCCCGCGCTGCCCGACGCCCTGCACAGCTGGGAACTACCAGGGACCGGGGACTGCACAGAGCACGGGCAGGGGAAGAGTTCGAGGCTGACCAAAAGCAACGCCCAATGGCTGAGAGGAGACAGAAGGGCTGGGAGAAGCCCTGGGAAGGCAGAGGGGCACCGGCGCTGTGCCATGGCAGGCGGCCCTTGGCCGAGCGGCAGCCCCTGGGCACCGAGCGCTGTTCATCCTAAGGCAGAAAACACCGACATCAAATCTCGCCCGTCAGATGGGGACAAAGCCCGAGCAGATACAAACTTAAAGTGGTTTAGAAACCACACAGAGCAATTCAGCCTAATGgagcattaaaataaatcactctAGCACCTTAAGCCAGTTTAAGCGCATCTGTATTCAAGATGCATCTCGGTCTGATCAGAGCAGTTTCAGATCATCCTGGGCATTAGCGCAGTTTGCCCGGTGTGAAGGCAAGCCTGGGGAACTCACACTCGGTGTGAGCTCAGTGCCACAGCCCTCTGGGGCTCCTTCCCTACAGCTTTCTCCCCAAAGCAACATGCAGTGCTCTCACCACTCAAAGCTGGACACTGCAGCCCCCCTGCATCTGCTTCTGTTTGGCGGCAGACAGACAGCTTTACAAAGCGCAGCCTGGCTAACGCTCAAACTCATGGTGCCCTCACAAGAAGGCAGCTTTTTTAGAAGCACGCCTTGCCCCTCGTGGGGAACCCCTCgcaggcagcagcacttcccagcagcagctctcagccccGCAcacccctgctctgctccctgctccacTCACACCTCGCAGCGCGGGGCCGACGGCCTTTGGATAAAAGCCATCAGTGGACACAAACACTGAGCCACGTGGGAAGGAATACGTGCTCTGTAACACTCCGAGCCTATCTGACAGGAAAATAGTTTGCAGGTTTGCTGTGATAACAGGAGAGCAAATTTGTAGGAAggagccagcacagccctgcggCTGTGAGGAGCGCGGGATGCACCGGGTGCCCGCATGTCACcgctgcagcactgcaaacagcagcagcagggttgTGTGCAGAAGGgatgagcacagagcagagcacagggctgtcCCGGTGGCCGTGCTGCCAAACCAACACCGCACACATCCTCCTCACCTCACAGCTCCTGCCCAAGCCGAGCGGCTGCCAGGAACTTCCACTACGGCTGTGCGATGGGACGCCTCcattgcatttaaaaagatAGGACCAACACGCTTCAAAAGCACCATATTAAGCAAGCTGCATACTCGAATACAATTttaatttggggaaaaaaaacaaccaactgaCACATTTTACAGCCGACTTTAAATAAGCATTCGACAATGTTGTTAACTGCAGCAGGAGACACTTAAGAGCACCTAAGGATAGCTCCTGAGATACGGTTTCAAAGGCAGAGCTAGCAGATCGGATAATAGGAGCCCAAATCCTTTGGACTGGGTTCAAATTCGCGCAGTTTATGGTTATTTTTAAGCCTTACAATATCATCAGCACTCAGAGGCACCGAGGCACTCCTTCCCACCAAAGGGACACAGTTGCTGGCCACAGACCAATGTATATTCATAAGGCTGCGTGCTGCGGGGCCGCCGCTTACGTAAGGGCTGACGGCCGggtgagcagcactgcttctttCCATGCAGCCcggcacacagcactgccctaCACAGCGCTGCCCCTCGCTCGCCCTTAGGGCCATCCTAAAAGGAGCagcctgtgccctgctgctcgAAAAGGGACCCAGCACCTGCTGCACAGAGGCCCCTCACACGGCTGTGCTGCGCTGGCACACAGCTCTTCACTCTTCCAAACTTTCAGCGCTGCTGTTCCGACTGCCTGGGACAGCTCTGGGCAGAACAGCCCCGTTCTATCAGGAAATCCTCCTTTCCGGGGggacagcaaacaaacaatctTGTGACAGAGGGCCGCAAGACGCGGCACTGCGAACTTCCAGCGCCAGAGGCGAAGAGATTTTTGTGCTCAAGCCTTAATGTGAGAGCAACAAATTAGCGTGAGTCATATCTCGCATACCCTGTTTGATGGATGAGTCCTCCAACAGGAGCAGATACAACTTTCGCTTTCCAGCCTGATACTCAGAGTGGGTTTCAAAATCACAAGGACGGCTCATTCCATACCATAACCATGGCTTCAGGCAGTGacggctgcccagagcagccacagctcgGACTGGGAACTGCcgctccccagcacagccctgctgacaCACTGCAACCTCCTCTAGAAACATTTTGCTACAACTTACAGCTGTAAACTAACTTACATCCTACATTGAACCTTCCCTTAGAAATTGGAAAAGCACCTGAATAAAAGCCCCCAAAAAGAGCTGGTGGACGTTTGTTCCGTTGTACTTGTTATTTAAGCATACATACATAGGAGGAGGGGGTTAAAATGTACTTTCTGTCACTCATTTGAGCCAACGTGTTGgggagaacagaaagaagaaatgcttaaGGACGGACAGAAGAACGGAAAGCAGAAGAGCACTTCACGATGCTCATCTTTGCGGGGCCCGTTAGGATGCTCACATCCCAAGTCCCCGGCTTTAACAAAACGACTCCAGAAACGATACTCGGCATTTATTAGGAGGTTGGAAAGCTTTATTATTCCGGGGGAAGATAAAAGTATCGGAGGAAAACTCCCAGGCCAAAGTCGGCTGAGGACGCTTCCACGCCATCCATCAGCGGGCGCGCCGGGCAGGCGGACTGCCGGCTCCTACCTACGGCAGCAAAACCCTCCGCTACATCACAGCGCGTCGCCGCCGCTCGGGATCACAGCAGCCGCCCCAGAAACGGCAGCGAGCGGCCGCGCGGACACCTCCGAGGCAGCGCCCGGCGCTCCCGGGGAAGCCGCggccgccccgcaccgcccgcGAGCGGCGCTTCGTTTCCCGCAGCACGGCGGCCCGGCAGCGCTTCACCTCGAGGACGATGATGCGCGCGGATTTATTTAACTCCCCTTTTTGCAACGCCGCCGCGGTTATGCGCTTTATCACCTTTTACGCTTATCGAAGAGCGAGAAAAACAACGGCGCGGCGTGCGGGGATGCGGCTGACAAAGCCCGGCGGGGGTTTGGGGGCTCCGCGCCGCGCATCGCCCTCCGCACCGCGGCCGGGGAGGGGCGGACGGCGGCGGGAGGGCAGCGCTGCTCCCGGCCACGGCGCCCTCGGAGGCGGCACGCGGCCCGAGCCGGCGGGATTAACGGCCCCGCAGTGCCGGAGGCTGCGCCGTGCGCGTCCTTTTGGCGGGGAGAGGGGGGGAACGGCGGGGGGAGAAAAACTCGAATAAAGATCAAAAATAACAGCGGGAAAGGGGATAATCCTCGTGATAACGGCGGGGCTGCTCCCCCCACCCGCACACATACGcacggaaaaaaaaaatcacaacaaggggggaaaaaaaaggaaaaaaataaagacgGAGAAAAAGTAacagggagagaggaggaggaggaaaggagaggaaagcggaggagagaagaggagggagggagggaaggagggaggccggcgggccgcgccgcgccgcggggccgggggaggcgggcgggggccgggcggcggcgctGAGTGACAGCCGGGCCCtggcggagcgcggcggccgcggggagggagggaggagggggggggcgCGGGCGGCCGCGGCGGGGCCTCACCTGAAAGAGGAACGCGGTCCAGTTGGCCTCCATGGCGGGGGCGTCCCGGCctcggcgggcggcggcggctccggcgGCGGCTCCGGCGGCGCGGcgcccccctccctccttcccccggGCCCCAGCTACATGGAGCCGACAACaaagcggcggcggcggcggcggctcaACATGGCAGCGCCGAGCGGCCGCTTCCGCTAACCTCCGGGCTGCACCACTGCGGCCCAGaggggggaggcggcggcggcgcggcccggcggGGCGGTGCGGGCCCGGAGCTCCGCGGCGCCGCCCCCGCCGCTCCCTCGGCTCGGGGCGGGCGGAGGGGcccggggcggcgcggcgcggcggcgggcgggcggcggggccggggcggcgcggcgggcgggCCGCCCCCCCCCGCGGGGCTGGCAATGGGCCGGTCCCGGGCTGGGGAAGCCGAGGCGAGCGCTGTGGCGAGAGAAGATGGAGGAGCGGGCGCGGTGTCCAGGGCCGCTGCCCCGCTGCCGGCCCCGGGCGGGGGCCCGGCCGCGCCGCCCTCCGCTCCCCTCCCTCCCGCCTTCCTCCCCGCTctccccgcccgccgcccccgcccgcGGCGCGGGGAGGGAGCCGGCAGGAGCcgcgggggcggcggcggcggcggggggcggcttCGCCCCGCGGGTGCGGGCGGagggcgggcgcggggccgccccggGGATCCCTCGGCGCTCCCGGGCCGCGCCCCGCCGGGAGCCCGgagccgcgccgccgccccgctgCCCCCGGGCCTCCCCGCCGGGCCTCGGCTCGGCGCCCCCCGCGCCTCCCACGAGCGGGCTGCCCGCGTTCGGCGGCGGCTGAGGCATCCTCCGCGCGGCACCCGAATGCAAATCGAAGCCACAAACAATTAAGCGTACGCTTACCCTCAATTATGTGTTTACACACATCAAGCGCAGCCCCGAGAGCGAAGGGATCGGGGCTCAGCCGCGCTCCGGGGGCACCGCTGCTCCAAGGCGCTGCCGGGGGCGCACACGCGTGGGTCCGACACGGCGGTGCGAGGGGCTCGGAGCCGCGGCTCTGCTTGCAGGGAAAGGGCTGTGTGTCCGGGAGCCGGGGACACGAGGAACCCGGGGCGAGAGCAGCACTTTCCCTTTCTGCCCGCAGCTCCTCTCTGCCGTTCCCAGGCCCAGCCCCGCACCACCGCACGCAGCCCTTGGCCGCGGGAGCGTCTGCCCCATCACTGTGTGCACAGACACACGATGATGTTGGTCACCCTTGGTTTACACAGAGACCGAGCTCAGCATGCAGGGCTCCATCTGCCTCACCTCGCTGATGCGTCCTGTATTACTTCCCCTCTTGCTGGGGAGCTGGGCGCTTCTTTCACTCTGTTGGGCGTTGGATGATCAATAACATGAAGGACGGGCCCAGCAGCACACTGGGCAGGCTGggtttgctgcagcagcaatgtGCCGGGGCACAAGAGATGTGGCTGGGACCCCAGTGCTTCACGGTGGTGGAAAGGACCGACTGTGTTTCTCCACCTCCCAACCCTATTGCgaaacagcagcacttctgctaGCATCTGTCCTTGCAGCTGTTTCATGCACCTTCAGGTATCCATCATCTTTTTCCTCCAAACCCCAGTGTAGGAGCTGAGTGGTAATGCCAAAATCTGTTTGCAATCAAAAAAgttttgcagagctctgctatGATAcatccagcacagagcacacaaaGTACCGTCAgcgggctgcaggagctgagacaaacacacacacaaatgaagGGGGAACACACCGAGTACTgaccctgggctgcaggagcccTGAGCTGAGACAAACATACAAATGAAGGACTCCACGGGTCAGTACTATGGGTGTCCCCTCAGCTCAAcccaggcagctcctgctggggatgctgtgccCAAATGGGGCACAGGGCAGCTTTCATCTCCTGTCCTGCACTCCTGTCTGCcacagggagagctgagagAGAACCCCACCCTTACAGAGAGGGAAATCACTGCTGCTGGCGGTGCTTTTCTTCTGGCTGCTGGGTTATTTTTGTTAGCACTTATTAATAGGGCTTTGGGAGAGGGCTCTTTGTGGAGGGCTCACACTCACTTCAATTAAAGGCGAAGGGAACCACCCGAGCGTTTCACTGAGTCATCGAAGAAATCCCGATCTGTACTCAGGAGGCCAAACTCGatgttttggttatttttacAGTTAAACAACCAAGAGGGCATAAAGCaccttcagaaacagaagtggGGAGGACATTCAGCACATCCTTACTCAGTTGTAAGGGAAGGGATTGGGGAGCAGCAGCGGGTTCCTCTCGGATGAGTGTGGCTGGGCCCTGAGCGGGGAACAGGGGGCAGCCCCACACTCCTGGGATGTCCCAGAGTcaggagaaagctgcaggaagcagagcagagcagagcagatggcCCCAAGGGGAGCGTGAGCTGCAGGAGAGTGTTGGTAAAGGGCAAGCCCATGCCAAACCTGACAGACTTCCCTTTATGCAGAATTATAACTGGAAATATAAAAAGCCACAGTGTTTGAAAACAcctatttacattttctgtgcCCCAAAGCACAATAAACAAAGGATAGATTTGTAAACTCTCTGTCTTAATTAACGCAGCACCGCTTTGGACAAACCCACGCAGCAGGTGACTCGGCGCGCCGCGCTGTTTAACTTGTACCTTCCAGCTGCCTTAGTCACCGAGCCGGGACAGCGATAACATCAGCAGCCACCGCCGCCCGGTACGCAGCGAACGTGCAGCGAGAATTCCTGGGGCAGCGGGATCCCCCGGCCCACTCAGCGCCCGCCTGACACGGCTTTTCCTGCCTCTCGGAATGAAACCTTCCCCCTTTCTTCCCGCACGGCACGAGAGGACGGGAGCGCTGCCATTGACCCGCTCCACATCCCGCGCCCAACGCCAGCAGCACCGCGCTGCCCAAAGCCGCGCAGCGCCGCGGTGCCGCCGGCAGCCCCGGGAGCGGAGGGTGGGACAGCCCTCAGCCGGGAGCGCGCCCGTCC
The Lagopus muta isolate bLagMut1 chromosome 20, bLagMut1 primary, whole genome shotgun sequence genome window above contains:
- the VEZF1 gene encoding vascular endothelial zinc finger 1 isoform X2, translated to MEANWTAFLFQAHEASHHQQQAAQNSLLPLLSSAVEPPDQKPILPLPITQKPQPAPETLKDAIVGIKKEKPKTSFVCTYCSKAFRDSYHLRRHESCHTGIKLVSRPKKTPTTMVPLISTIAGDNSRSSLVSTIAGILSTVTTSSSATNPSSSAGATAMAVTQTVKKPSKPVKKNHACEMCGKAFRDVYHLNRHKLSHSDEKPFECPICNQRFKRKDRMTYHVRSHEGGITKPYTCGVCGKGFSRPDHLSCHVKHVHSTERPFKCQTCTAAFATKDRLRTHMVRHEGKVSCNICGKLLSAAYITSHLKTHGQSQSINCNTCKQGINKTCMSEETSNQKQQQQQQQQQQQQQQQQQQQQQQQQQQQQQQQQQQHVTSWPGKQVETLRLWEEAVKARKKEAANLCQTSTAATTPVTLTTPFNITSSVASGTITNPVTVAAAMSMRSPVNVSSAVNISSPMNLGHPVTITSPLSMTSPLTLTTPVNLPTPVTAPVNIAHPVTITSPMNLPTPMTLAGPLNIAMRPVESMPFLPQALPTSPPW
- the VEZF1 gene encoding vascular endothelial zinc finger 1 isoform X1; translation: MEANWTAFLFQAHEASHHQQQAAQNSLLPLLSSAVEPPDQKPILPLPITQKPQPAPETLKDAIVGIKKEKPKTSFVCTYCSKAFRDSYHLRRHESCHTGIKLVSRPKKTPTTMVPLISTIAGDNSRSSLVSTIAGILSTVTTSSSATNPSSSAGATAMAVTQTVKKPSKPVKKNHACEMCGKAFRDVYHLNRHKLSHSDEKPFECPICNQRFKRKDRMTYHVRSHEGGITKPYTCGVCGKGFSRPDHLSCHVKHVHSTERPFKCQTCTAAFATKDRLRTHMVRHEGKVSCNICGKLLSAAYITSHLKTHGQSQSINCNTCKQGINKTCMSEETSNQKQQQQQQQQQQQQQQQQQQQQQQQQQQQQQQQQQQHVTSWPGKQVETLRLWEEAVKARKKECQFTFEKAIEYVPFEAANLCQTSTAATTPVTLTTPFNITSSVASGTITNPVTVAAAMSMRSPVNVSSAVNISSPMNLGHPVTITSPLSMTSPLTLTTPVNLPTPVTAPVNIAHPVTITSPMNLPTPMTLAGPLNIAMRPVESMPFLPQALPTSPPW